GAGAAACAGTTATTAAAGATGCTGAAGAACTTAAAGTGAAAGAAAGCAATCGAATAGATACGATGGTATGCGAATTAAAAAAGATGGGTGCTGATATCGAAGCTACGAATGACGGCATGATAATTCACGGAAGAGAAACTTTAAATGGCGCACTAGTTGATAGCTACAATGACCATAGGGTTGCTATGTCATTAAGCATTGCTGCGTTAAGAGCTGAAGGCAGTACAAAAATAAAAAATGCAGAATGTGTGAATATTTCATTTCCTGATTTTTATAGTGTGCTTAATGTGTTATAATAACAATTGGTGATTTTAATGGGAGAAAACATACTTATAATTGAAGATGAGAAAAAAATTGCGAGATTTTTACAAATAGAACTTGAACATGAAGGTTATAATATTGCAATAGAATACAGCGGCAATGAGGGCTTAAGAAGAGCTTTAGATGGGAATTACGATTTGATTATTTTAGATTTGATGCTCCCTGGTATGGATGGCTTCTCAGTTTTAAAGGAAATACGAAAGAAATCATCGATTCCTGTCATAATTTTAAGCGCTAAAGATGAAATAAAAGACAAGGTAATGGGGCTTGACATTGGTGCGGATGACTATCTGACGAAGCCTTTCTCGATTGAAGAGCTGATGGCAAGGATCAGAAATGCTCTTAGAAGAAATATCAAAGCAAATACTAAAAAAATAAGCTATGATGGAATAACGATGGATTTGTCTACATATGAAGTTTTAAGAGATGGACAAAAAATAGAACTTACCAAAAAAGAGTTTGATCTTCTTAAATATCTTATTATAAATGCTGAAATAGTATTAACGCGTGAAAATATATTAGAAAATGTATGGGGATACAATTATATTGGTGAGACAAACATCGTAGATGTATACATAAGATATTTGCGAAGTAAAATAGACGAGCCGTTTAGCAATAAGTTAATACAAACAATCAGAGGTGTGGGATACTCTCTAAGGAAAGAAAAAAATGAGAATTAGAAATTTTAGATTATCGATAAAATTGAGAATTGCATTGCTTTATGCGATTATATTTTCTTTTATACTGATAGTGTTAAATGCGTCTGTTTTGTACGGTCTTAAATACTACCTTATATATCAGGCTTTTAGCGATATACAAAATCAATCGGATATGATAATGGAAAAATTAAAAGAGATTGATGGGGTTGTAGGAAATATTGATAAAGATTTGTTATTTGCATCATCGACTGGCGAAAACATGTATTTTAAAATTACGGATATGCATGGGAATATTGTGTACAGATCGTCATCACATATGATTGATATTCCATATGATAAAAATTTAAATAGCCTTACGAAAATAGAAAGAGATGAAACGCACATTGTATATCTTAATAGAAAATACGTTGAAGGTGGCAGTGTGCTATATGTTCAAGTGGCTGAAAATTTAAAGAGCCAGTACTTTTTTTTGAAACTGTTATTTTTGTTGATGGCTATATCAGATGCCATCGGAGTTTTGGTGTCTTTTTTTGCCGGGTATTTTATAACGGGTAGGGCACTAAAACCTGTTGATTACATGGTCAGGGAAGT
The nucleotide sequence above comes from Thermoanaerobacterium sp. CMT5567-10. Encoded proteins:
- a CDS encoding response regulator transcription factor; translation: MGENILIIEDEKKIARFLQIELEHEGYNIAIEYSGNEGLRRALDGNYDLIILDLMLPGMDGFSVLKEIRKKSSIPVIILSAKDEIKDKVMGLDIGADDYLTKPFSIEELMARIRNALRRNIKANTKKISYDGITMDLSTYEVLRDGQKIELTKKEFDLLKYLIINAEIVLTRENILENVWGYNYIGETNIVDVYIRYLRSKIDEPFSNKLIQTIRGVGYSLRKEKNEN